From one bacterium Scap17 genomic stretch:
- the lysS gene encoding lysine--tRNA ligase, whose translation MSTEQTPAIDEQQAAEQAQEENRLIAERRAKLNARREQAAAEGKSAFPNDFRRDSLAADLMEELGEKDKAELETLDRKAAVAGRIMRKRGPFIVLQEVSGQIQLYVDKKGLPEALLEDIKSWDIGDIVGASGPVHKSGKGDLYVMIESAQLMTKNLRPLPDKFHGLSDQEMRYRQRYVDLIMNEQSRRTFALRAGIVASIRRFLSDRGFMEVETPMLQQIPGGATARPFITHHNALDMEMYLRIAPELYLKRLVVGGFERVFEINRNFRNEGLSTRHNPEFTMLEFYWAYADYRDLIALTEDMIRTAAQEVLGTTQITCQGSEYDLSQPFIQMTMRESIIKYGDGITEADLADYDAARATAERLGIQVKPIWGLGKLETEIFEEVAEHRLDQPTFITEYPAEVSPLARRNDANPHVTDRFEFFVGGREIANGFSELNDAEDQAERFQAQVAEKDAGDDEAMFYDADYVRALEYGMPPTAGEGIGIDRLVMLLTDSASIRDVLLFPAMRPLQG comes from the coding sequence ATGTCGACAGAGCAGACCCCCGCCATTGATGAGCAGCAGGCCGCCGAACAGGCTCAGGAAGAGAACCGTCTGATCGCCGAACGTCGCGCCAAGCTGAACGCCCGCCGCGAGCAGGCCGCCGCCGAAGGCAAGAGTGCCTTTCCGAATGATTTCCGTCGTGACAGCCTCGCCGCTGACCTGATGGAAGAGCTGGGCGAGAAGGACAAGGCCGAGCTGGAGACGTTGGACCGCAAGGCCGCAGTCGCCGGGCGTATCATGCGCAAACGTGGCCCCTTCATCGTGCTGCAGGAAGTCTCCGGCCAGATTCAGCTCTACGTCGACAAGAAGGGCCTGCCGGAAGCGCTGCTCGAGGACATCAAGAGCTGGGATATCGGTGACATCGTCGGTGCCAGTGGCCCGGTGCACAAATCCGGCAAGGGCGATCTGTACGTCATGATCGAAAGCGCCCAGCTGATGACCAAGAACCTGCGTCCGCTGCCGGACAAGTTCCACGGTCTGTCCGATCAGGAAATGCGCTATCGCCAGCGTTATGTCGACCTGATCATGAACGAGCAGTCACGCCGTACCTTCGCTCTGCGTGCCGGCATCGTCGCCTCCATCCGTCGCTTCCTCAGCGATCGCGGCTTCATGGAAGTCGAGACGCCGATGCTGCAGCAGATCCCGGGTGGCGCGACCGCACGCCCATTCATCACGCACCACAATGCGCTGGACATGGAAATGTACCTGCGCATCGCGCCGGAGCTGTACCTCAAGCGTCTGGTGGTGGGTGGCTTCGAGCGCGTGTTCGAGATCAACCGCAACTTCCGCAACGAAGGGCTGTCGACGCGTCACAACCCCGAGTTCACCATGCTCGAGTTCTACTGGGCCTACGCCGACTACCGTGACCTGATCGCGCTCACCGAAGACATGATCCGCACCGCGGCCCAGGAAGTGCTCGGCACCACGCAGATCACCTGTCAGGGCAGCGAGTACGACCTGAGCCAGCCGTTCATCCAGATGACCATGCGCGAGTCGATCATCAAGTACGGCGATGGCATCACCGAAGCTGATCTGGCAGATTACGACGCCGCCCGCGCCACGGCGGAGCGTCTGGGTATCCAGGTCAAGCCGATCTGGGGGCTGGGCAAGCTCGAGACCGAGATCTTCGAGGAAGTCGCCGAGCACCGCCTCGACCAGCCGACCTTCATCACCGAATATCCGGCCGAAGTCAGCCCGCTGGCGCGTCGCAACGATGCCAACCCGCACGTGACCGATCGCTTCGAGTTCTTCGTCGGTGGCCGCGAGATCGCCAATGGCTTCTCGGAGCTCAACGACGCCGAAGATCAGGCCGAGCGTTTCCAGGCCCAGGTGGCCGAGAAGGACGCCGGTGATGACGAAGCCATGTTCTACGACGCCGACTACGTGCGCGCGCTGGAATACGGTATGCCGCCGACCGCCGGTGAAGGCATCGGCATCGACCGTCTGGTGATGCTGCTGACCGACAGCGCCTCCATCCGCGACGTGCTGCTGTTCCCGGCGATGCGTCCGCTGCAGGGCTGA